The DNA region AGTACCTTCACCCTTTTCCACATCTATACTATAGCGACATTCCGCACAATCACCGTATACTTTGTCCATATTTTCACACAATGTGGATAGCCTTTTTATAGCTTCATTGGACATATCAGAACTGTCGACGGGTTTAAGAAAAGCAGAGGATAACTGGCGGGGCTGCTGAGAACCTTTTTCAGCAAGAATATAAAGAGCTCTTGCACGTGAAGCATAACTGTTTTGTTTTCCCGATGGGGAAACGGTTGCTGCAGCGTGTGTGAGCGCACGTACAGCTTTATTAGCGAGCTCTGCAGCTCCCAGATTTTCTTCAAGCAGGGATTTATTTATGCACAGGTAGGTGTAAAATACTCCTGAGCCGAATCCGCTTTCGCCAATATGCGCAGAACCAGAATCTTCATCACCAGCATTAAGATCGTCAACTGCTGTGAAATAATCATCTTCAACTACTACGCGATTGACAGTAATCGAATGAGCAACCTGTGCTGCAGCCTCAATATTGAAACTGGGATTTTTTGCCAGCATACGGCCAAAAAGAGCAATGTCAGTGGCTTTAATATCTTTACGCAGCAACTCAAGTTCTTCTTCTGTTGGCTCGCGCTTCTCTTCTGCTAAAGTATTACACAATAAAAGCGCAGCCTCTCTCTCTTCGGGCGATATGTGGGCAAGCTGCTCAATTTCCAAATCGGCAAGTGTCTTTTTCTTATCCGCACCTTTCAATTTGCCAAACTGAGCAGCAATAGCCTGGGCACATTTTTTTGCTTTTCCTTCTGAAACTCCCTTTTCTAACAGAAACTTGTACACCTCAACACCAAAAAGCTTTGTTCTCTTTCCAATAAATCCTTTCATTGTTTCTTCGAAAATATCCGAAGTACGCCAGGCTCTTTTCAGGCTTTGTGATGAAATGCGAAGACGATCAACACCACCCATCTTTGCTGTTTTGGGTCGGCCAAGATCATCGCGGTTAAGATTTGCAGGGGCATAATTGGTAAGCAGGTGTAATTGTATAAACTGTGACATTTGAAACTCCTTCATTGGTTTATTTTGTTTGTGAATAGTAATCTTTTGCAAGTTTGAAACTTAGTCTTTTACTGGGTTCTTTGTAAATTCCAGGCTTTTCCTCACCCCATAGCTTTATTGTTTCTATAACAGATACAGGATCCACAATACCATCAAGAATTACTACAGCCCTTCTCAGAGCTTTATAGAATTCATTCCATTCCTTGCACGCCAATAGATTTCTAAAACGTACTTCACTGAAAACAGCGCGACCATTCTTTTCCTTTCCAAGATTTTCCGCTAATTTTCCGGAACCGTTCTCTTTTATATGAGGAATAATACCAGCGATCGTGGCTATAGCCTCTGCTGAAATGTACTTTGGTGCACGTTCCAAAAGAATATGTGTTTCCCTCAACAACATTGCTTTTTCCGGTGTTTCACAGCGTTTGAGCTTTGCCCGGGCTCCGTTGTTTTCAAGCAACTCAGAACGCCAGGCTAAAACCGTTTCGAAAAACGTTTTTTTGTGATTTTGTTTTACCTCATTTTCACTATTATTCATAAAACCTCCTACTCCAAAGAAGATGTATGTTTCTTAAGGTTATTTCTCATTTTTCCTACCGCTTTACCTAAATCGTTTCTGGCTTTAATAACTCGCTTCATATCCAGACCATCTTCCTGCTGCTCCAGAGCCCACTTGTCAAACAGGCCATAGGCCTGAGATGTTAAAATATCCATCCACCCGTTGACCAGTTCTTTTTTCACACCAGAAACATCGAAATTCTCTATTATCTCCTGCACCATTGTATAAAACCTGGGTTCAGTATTTTGCCAGAAAGCAGTATCAATAAAAGAGAAATCACCTTTCACATCTTTAGGTGATTTAAACCAGGCTTGTTTTACTTTTGATTTGATATTGTTTGAAATTTCCTGTGCCGTTTTTACCAAACCCTGTACAAACAAAGACAAATCGTCTGCAATTGCAGGATCGAGTGGATAAACAGGTAGAGTTGAATCATACCAGCACTCAGCTTTCATATTGTTCATGTTATAACCGGCAGCCCAAAGAATTGCACCGTCTTTTTTAAGTAGCTCAAGACGAAACTCATTTGCCCTACTTTTCTCAACGATAACAGCTGGCAATGCACCTTCAGCCTTTACATTTAGCCCCAACCAATGACGATACGTTGTACCACCTCCAGAAGGCTTTCTTGAGTAAGGTGGTTCATCCGTTTTTTTGGGATCAAAACCATATGCATTCAATGGATGTGTCCATACACCACTGTAATTGTTACCGGAGTGGCGTGTAATGTATCCGGTTACCAGATTTTCACATTGCAATCCGGTAAGATCACATACTCCTTCTCTGCTTTCAAATTTTAACCGGACCCTTCTCGGCATGCCAAAATACATATGAAATGGATGGCACTCTTCAGCGAACAATTCACTGCCTTTCGTTTCACTGATTTTAGTCGGTTTCATCCATGGAAAGATATCAGGCAGATCCGTTTTCCTACTGTCCCCGCTCAGCAAATGAATACTTTCCTGATCAATGATATTCAACCATAGTTTTTCCCACAGAGTGGACAGATCTTTTTTGGGTAAAAGTATTGTGGTAAGCGGCCCGCCACCTCTAAGACCGACCCGATGCCCGCGCCCTCCGCTTGGCGCAAATGTTTGCAGCGTATAAAGAGCAACTGCAGCCCAGTACGGATTTATTTGTAGTGGCTCACTTTTATCAGCTCGCTCATTTGTTGGGATGAAGTGGTCATTTGCCGGAAGGTTGATAAAAAGATTTCCCAATGTTTCTTCCTTGTAATCCTCTTTAAGATCAAAATCCTGCATAAACGCCGGTCCATCGGAATCGATTTCGAAGCAGTGCTCAAGTGTCAGTACTTTCTGTTTGAATTCCTCTGATTCCCATGGTGTATAGTACAGCTCCGCCCAGATTTCATCATCTTCGGGCAGTGCTGCAACCTGAACGATACCAATGAGCAATTGGTACAGAGCGTTCCGGAAGTCGGGACGTGGAGCAATGATCTCTGTAACCGGATTATCACTATAATGTTCTAAAAGTTGCCAGACCGCGATATTCTCAAACTCGCCGGGTTTGCTGTTTTTACGAGTGACTGGCAGCCACTTGTCTTTGATCAGGTTCATTGAACCTCCTGTTTTATTATTAGTATTAAGTCAGCAGCTAATTGATAATCCAACATCCCTGTCATAAACAATCTCAACCTTCCTCCCTCTCTCATCCCACCCGCTCGCCTTAAGCTGCTCATCTTCAAAAACAACGAACAATGTATCAAACTTAAACCTTCGCTGTTTCTGCAGATTAGCCACATACTCCTCTGCCGCCTTTGAATAATCAACTTTTACAAGTTTTGATTTTCGTATCTTCAGTGAGCTCAACTCCCATGGGTATTCAACATTACTATACAGAGGCACAATCTCACCATTGACCCATCGGCACAGGTACATGGTGTTTTGTGGTTCGCTTAACCGGCTTTGCACTTTTTCCTCCACATCCCACTGGTTTTTAGTGTTGCTTGCCCTGCTGTAACCACTTGGGAAATGAAGCATATTAAAATCTGCCATACTCTTTTTAGTCATCATCTCAGCCCACGACCCGTTCTCTGCAATATCGAAAACAGGTGGTGTTTCTATTTGCCATTCACCATAAACCGCCTCTATAAGATCTCTTCCCTCTTCCGGCATTCGCAGGGCTCCTTTTGTTTTGAGCGCTTCAAAACTTCGCCACAAAACAGCAGTATCCTTATACACATAACACCCATTGGGGAATTGATCTTTATACCATGAAGCTTTGGGTTTTTCCGTAGCAGGAGGTGAATGGATGAAAAAAACCGGGTCGGAACGGTCGGTGCACACATCCGGTTGTATGCGGTTTCCCTGTGCATCGCGAAGGTGCCTGTGAAGTCTGCCCGCACGCTGAATAAGAAAGTCTATTGGCGCAAGATCACTAATCAGGATATCAAAATCAAGATCAAGGCTCTGCTCCACAACCTGACTTGCAATAAGTACTCTACCATGACGATCCGTTGCACCAGACTCTTTTCCAAAATGTTGAAGAATCCTTTTTTCCACTGAAAGCCGATCATGGAGTGCCAGACGACTGTGGAACAGATCCAGTTTATCATGATCCATTTTTCCTGTTGCACATAGCTTTGTATAACTATCAATAACATCCGTAACAGTGTTTCTGATCCAGCACACACATTTACCTGACAACGCACTCTCTGTTATCAGATTTTCTAATTCTTCTACATTGTCCTGAAACTCGATTTTTACCGAACGTTTAAGCTCTTTGCGGGTATCTGCTCGTGCTTCCAAAAGAGTTTTTTTACCAACAGTAGTAACAAGGGGAAAGTTCTTTTCAGTCAAAGTTAACTCTTCACCACCCAGCCCTTCGGTGAACGAATCTACAAATCTTTTTCGTATATTTTGTGGTAATGTTGCAGAAAGCAAAACAGCAGAACCACCCGATGCCGCATGAAATGCAAGTATGTTTTCAAGATGTCTGAGCATATAAGGGTCATATGCATGTACCTCATCAACAACCAATACCTTTCTTCGCATTCCAAATGCTCTTAGATTCTGGTACCTCACAGGAAGTCCACCTAAGAGGATCTGATCTATGGTTCCAACTCCACAATCCGCAATAAGGGACTTTTTTGAGGAATCGCCAAGCCATTGTGCACAATGCGCCACTCCTTCATGTTCAGCAGATTCGTTTTCTTCTGTGTCTTCGGGTAAACCAATAAATGTGTCCCTGTAGGAATTTCTGAATGTCTCTGAAAGATACCTCGAACCATGGCTCAATACCAGTGATGGCTTTTTATCATCATTAAACAGTAACCTGTAAACAGCTGCCATTCTTTCGTACATTGCGTTAGAAGTTGCCATTGTGGGTAAAGCTACAAAGCACCCATCCCCCCCTCCATGCGCAAGAATTCGGGACACCAGTGTCAGTGCTGCTTCAGTTTTACCCGCCCCCGTAACGTCTTCAAGTATCCATAGCTGTGGCCCCTCTGAGATATCTGTTTCATTGCATAATCTCTGAAGTGGTGTTGGTGAATCGGCAAAAGATGGGAAAAGATGTTCCAGCCCACCAAATTGAGAAACACGGGTTCCGATAATTTCTGCATCACGCACTGCTTTTTCTGCTGTTTTTAGAGCAGCATTATAGTAGGTAGTAAGATCTACTTCTTTTGAACAAAACTCAAATGTATCCCCAGACCCGATCCAGTCACATATCGTCACCAGACCTGCCAATGACCAGCTTTCCTGTTTGAGGTTACTTTTAATTGCGTCTCTCTCAGTTTTTGGAAGATTTATAATCGCCCTTAGCTCATTTATAGATTCATTTGTAAGAAATTTTTCTGACATAGCAATAGAAAACTCATAAGCGCTTTCTTTGTCAGATGTAGAATAGAGCTTTACCCCGGAATACATATCGTTTTCTGGTGGAAGACCATGATGCCCAAAGAAACAGGATGCAAAAGTGTTAATCAAAACTTTGAATACAGTTTCCTTACAATCCGGGAAGAGTTCGTTATACAAGAGATTTAACAGATGCTTATTATAAAGTACCCATCCTAACTGGTCATGCCTGGGCTCGTATGATTCATCAGTTTCTATGCCCTGAAGCTGTTTAAGCAGGAATTTGTTCAGATTCTGAAATCTGGTAGAGAACTTCCCTAAATCATGTAGTGACAGGAAGAATAAAAACCATTCGGTAAAAGCATTTTCAGAAAGTCCGAAAGCACCAGCTGCATTTTTTACAAATTTTTCATTGTTATCTAACCATATCCTTCCTACAGCCGCGACATCAAGGCAATGATATGGAAGCAGGTGATAAAACAAATCGCCATCTTCTGATACCCTTGTTTTTCCCCAGTATTTGTAAAATTTGTTTTTTACCATCGTATAATTCTTTCTTCAGCCTAATATTTACCAATCCAAGCCCATAACAACCAATCTACACACCCTCAATCTCAAAAACTGAGATTCAGCCAAAAAAATTTTCAGTAATTCTCCAGCGTCTCCCTCAAACACTTCTTCACCTTTTCTTTAAGTTGCTCCGGTCCCAGAACTTTCGCTTCTTTACCCCACCTCAGAATATCCATAATCAACTCTTTATCATTGCTGTAGGGAATATGGAGATCATAGGACCCATCATCATTCCATTGCCCGGTTTGTCTTGAATGCCAGATCTCTTTTGAGACTTCTCTTGCGGCAACCCCTGTAAACCGGATGTGTGCGACATTTACAACAGCACCCGAGAATATCCCATATCCCAGTGAAAACTGTTCCTTAAGTTTCTCAACAGGAACATTTTCTGCCTTTTCCTTTGCAATGGTAACATTCTCTATTCTGCTTAGCGCAAAGCACCTAAGGTCATTTCTTCTGTGACAGAATGCATCAACGTACCAGTTTTCTCTGTATCGTAAAAGTGTCTGAGGTGAGATAACACGCAGGTCTGTTTTATTTTCAGACAGAGGACTATAGGTTATTTCAGCTTTTCTTTTACTGAGTATAGCCCTGAAGATTTTTTTGAAAACCAGATCATCAACAGGTCTGGAGCAGGATGGTATAATCTTAAATTTACTTTCCAAAGATTTAACCGGAATACTTTGAATTCTTAAAGCCGGCGAAAACTTTTTCCTTACAGGCGTAAAAAGCTCTTTTAAAAATCCCCGTTGCAGTCCCTGAATGGTATGCTCGATAATGACAAATGCTTCGATCTCCTCCTGAGTAAACCAAATGCCGGGTAATTCATATGCATCCTCAGGCTGAATAAGTTTGTATTTGCCATACTTTTTTTCATACTGTATCCTGACACCAAAATAAAGCTCAGCATACTCTTTTACTCTGAAGAAGGTAGCTTTAGAGCATTCGAGATTTTCAAGAATCTCACAGATTTGTGCTCCATTTTTTCTGGCGGATAGAAACTTATGCAGATTAATTGCATTTTCGAGGGAACTCATAAACTGCTCCATTTCGGAAATAGTGCTCGTCACTTTTATGCAGACCAGTCATTAAACGAT from Chitinispirillum alkaliphilum includes:
- a CDS encoding CRISPR-associated protein CasB/Cse2 — its product is MNNSENEVKQNHKKTFFETVLAWRSELLENNGARAKLKRCETPEKAMLLRETHILLERAPKYISAEAIATIAGIIPHIKENGSGKLAENLGKEKNGRAVFSEVRFRNLLACKEWNEFYKALRRAVVILDGIVDPVSVIETIKLWGEEKPGIYKEPSKRLSFKLAKDYYSQTK
- a CDS encoding CRISPR-associated protein Cas7/Cse4/CasC — its product is MSQFIQLHLLTNYAPANLNRDDLGRPKTAKMGGVDRLRISSQSLKRAWRTSDIFEETMKGFIGKRTKLFGVEVYKFLLEKGVSEGKAKKCAQAIAAQFGKLKGADKKKTLADLEIEQLAHISPEEREAALLLCNTLAEEKREPTEEELELLRKDIKATDIALFGRMLAKNPSFNIEAAAQVAHSITVNRVVVEDDYFTAVDDLNAGDEDSGSAHIGESGFGSGVFYTYLCINKSLLEENLGAAELANKAVRALTHAAATVSPSGKQNSYASRARALYILAEKGSQQPRQLSSAFLKPVDSSDMSNEAIKRLSTLCENMDKVYGDCAECRYSIDVEKGEGTFEELLNFVGA
- a CDS encoding CRISPR-associated protein CasA/Cse1, producing MNLIKDKWLPVTRKNSKPGEFENIAVWQLLEHYSDNPVTEIIAPRPDFRNALYQLLIGIVQVAALPEDDEIWAELYYTPWESEEFKQKVLTLEHCFEIDSDGPAFMQDFDLKEDYKEETLGNLFINLPANDHFIPTNERADKSEPLQINPYWAAVALYTLQTFAPSGGRGHRVGLRGGGPLTTILLPKKDLSTLWEKLWLNIIDQESIHLLSGDSRKTDLPDIFPWMKPTKISETKGSELFAEECHPFHMYFGMPRRVRLKFESREGVCDLTGLQCENLVTGYITRHSGNNYSGVWTHPLNAYGFDPKKTDEPPYSRKPSGGGTTYRHWLGLNVKAEGALPAVIVEKSRANEFRLELLKKDGAILWAAGYNMNNMKAECWYDSTLPVYPLDPAIADDLSLFVQGLVKTAQEISNNIKSKVKQAWFKSPKDVKGDFSFIDTAFWQNTEPRFYTMVQEIIENFDVSGVKKELVNGWMDILTSQAYGLFDKWALEQQEDGLDMKRVIKARNDLGKAVGKMRNNLKKHTSSLE
- a CDS encoding CRISPR-associated protein Cas3, whose protein sequence is MVKNKFYKYWGKTRVSEDGDLFYHLLPYHCLDVAAVGRIWLDNNEKFVKNAAGAFGLSENAFTEWFLFFLSLHDLGKFSTRFQNLNKFLLKQLQGIETDESYEPRHDQLGWVLYNKHLLNLLYNELFPDCKETVFKVLINTFASCFFGHHGLPPENDMYSGVKLYSTSDKESAYEFSIAMSEKFLTNESINELRAIINLPKTERDAIKSNLKQESWSLAGLVTICDWIGSGDTFEFCSKEVDLTTYYNAALKTAEKAVRDAEIIGTRVSQFGGLEHLFPSFADSPTPLQRLCNETDISEGPQLWILEDVTGAGKTEAALTLVSRILAHGGGDGCFVALPTMATSNAMYERMAAVYRLLFNDDKKPSLVLSHGSRYLSETFRNSYRDTFIGLPEDTEENESAEHEGVAHCAQWLGDSSKKSLIADCGVGTIDQILLGGLPVRYQNLRAFGMRRKVLVVDEVHAYDPYMLRHLENILAFHAASGGSAVLLSATLPQNIRKRFVDSFTEGLGGEELTLTEKNFPLVTTVGKKTLLEARADTRKELKRSVKIEFQDNVEELENLITESALSGKCVCWIRNTVTDVIDSYTKLCATGKMDHDKLDLFHSRLALHDRLSVEKRILQHFGKESGATDRHGRVLIASQVVEQSLDLDFDILISDLAPIDFLIQRAGRLHRHLRDAQGNRIQPDVCTDRSDPVFFIHSPPATEKPKASWYKDQFPNGCYVYKDTAVLWRSFEALKTKGALRMPEEGRDLIEAVYGEWQIETPPVFDIAENGSWAEMMTKKSMADFNMLHFPSGYSRASNTKNQWDVEEKVQSRLSEPQNTMYLCRWVNGEIVPLYSNVEYPWELSSLKIRKSKLVKVDYSKAAEEYVANLQKQRRFKFDTLFVVFEDEQLKASGWDERGRKVEIVYDRDVGLSISC
- a CDS encoding putative DeoR family regulatory protein, giving the protein MSSLENAINLHKFLSARKNGAQICEILENLECSKATFFRVKEYAELYFGVRIQYEKKYGKYKLIQPEDAYELPGIWFTQEEIEAFVIIEHTIQGLQRGFLKELFTPVRKKFSPALRIQSIPVKSLESKFKIIPSCSRPVDDLVFKKIFRAILSKRKAEITYSPLSENKTDLRVISPQTLLRYRENWYVDAFCHRRNDLRCFALSRIENVTIAKEKAENVPVEKLKEQFSLGYGIFSGAVVNVAHIRFTGVAAREVSKEIWHSRQTGQWNDDGSYDLHIPYSNDKELIMDILRWGKEAKVLGPEQLKEKVKKCLRETLENY